The Solanum pennellii chromosome 11, SPENNV200 genome contains a region encoding:
- the LOC107004791 gene encoding prohibitin-3, mitochondrial-like, which produces MGSQAAVSFLTNIARAAFTLGLGGALVNSSLYTVDGGQRAVLFDRFNGVLDKTVGEGTHFLIPWLQKPFIFDIRTRPHVFSSVSGTKDLQMVNLTLRILSRPEISRLPYIFQNLGTEYDEKVLPSIGNEVLKAVVAQFNADQLLTDRPQVSALVRESLIKRAKDFNIVLDDVAITHLSYGAEFSKAVEQKQVAQQEAERSKFVVMKAEQERRAAIIRAEGESESAKLISDATAAAGMGLIELRRIEASREVAGTLAKTPNVAYLPKQGNMLLGLGR; this is translated from the coding sequence ATGGGGAGCCAAGCGGCTGTTTCCTTCCTCACCAACATAGCCCGTGCCGCTTTCACTCTCGGACTCGGCGGCGCACTTGTCAATTCCTCCCTGTACACCGTCGACGGCGGTCAACGCGCCGTTCTCTTCGACCGTTTCAATGGTGTCCTTGACAAAACTGTTGGTGAAGGCACTCATTTCTTAATCCCATGGCTTCAGAAGCCTTTCATCTTCGATATCCGTACCAGGCCTCATGTTTTCTCTTCAGTCTCCGGTACAAAGGATCTACAGATGGTTAATCTCACGCTACGTATTCTATCTAGACCAGAAATATCACGCCTACCGTACATTTTCCAAAACCTAGGTACTGAATATGACGAGAAAGTACTTCCTTCTATTGGTAATGAGGTGCTTAAAGCTGTTGTGGCTCAATTTAACGCTGATCAGCTCCTTACGGATCGTCCACAGGTCTCTGCACTAGTACGGGAGAGTTTGATTAAACGTGCTAAGGATTTCAATATTGTGCTTGATGATGTGGCGATCACACACTTATCTTATGGAGCTGAGTTTTCGAAAGCTGTGGAGCAGAAACAGGTAGCTCAGCAGGAGGCTGAGAGATCGAAATTTGTGGTGATGAAAGCTGAGCAAGAGAGGAGGGCTGCGATTATTCGGGCTGAAGGAGAGAGCGAATCTGCAAAGCTGATTTCCGATGCTACTGCGGCTGCTGGAATGGGTTTGATTGAGCTGAGGAGGATTGAAGCTTCTAGAGAAGTTGCTGGGACTTTGGCTAAGACTCCTAATGTTGCTTACTTGCCTAAGCAAGGGAATATGCTTCTTGGACTCGGCCGTTGA